One genomic segment of Flavobacteriaceae bacterium includes these proteins:
- a CDS encoding peptidoglycan DD-metalloendopeptidase family protein, with the protein MRVSMLRYRNFFLCRKTSQKKATGVHFFCIRYPYDALNRITGAASTGNSFTGRYDLSNVTYDKNGNILALTRGGHLDTNATSFGVMDDLRYFYDAGNKLTSVDDKAQNTQGFKDGNTSGDDYSYDVNGNMISDKNKGITNITYNHLNLPKTVSINANDYITYVYDAAGVKQAKYVIRNGGIGPGNITATKYAGNYIYENNVLQFFSTSEGYVKYNQSSQKFEYVYQMKDHLGNVRLSYTDTDASGDISQDEIIQENHYMPFGLKMRGFNNVVNSNGNSVAEKRMFGGKEYNEELGLNWYDITARNYDPALGRWMNVDPQSEKFYDQSPFNYALNNPVFFIDPDGEAPFWFGDPVKNPKIRSTKGSGRKGGMFGMTRKNIKGQKKFHNGVDILAPVGTPIQSIKGGTVYSKGTHKKLGNFVIIKTVLNNGSTLFTAYAHLDKPTSLKSGAKVKEGSIVGKAGKTGNAKDVSKSEEHVHIYTKVSTNGKYKTAKFVNPLQFFSTKFDSNGNPIIPKPTPLPEISPGTVQPVSPGNQLCAGCERKKREEQIRRYNNDPARLFDNDYIRPNKNEN; encoded by the coding sequence ATGAGAGTAAGCATGCTGAGATACCGTAATTTTTTTCTTTGTAGAAAGACATCGCAAAAAAAAGCGACCGGTGTTCATTTTTTTTGCATAAGGTATCCTTATGATGCGTTAAATAGAATTACAGGGGCAGCCAGCACAGGGAACTCATTTACAGGAAGGTACGACCTATCAAATGTAACCTATGACAAGAATGGAAATATTTTAGCGCTGACCAGAGGTGGGCACTTAGATACGAATGCTACTTCTTTCGGTGTGATGGATGATTTGAGATATTTTTATGATGCCGGAAATAAGCTAACTTCGGTAGATGACAAGGCACAAAACACCCAAGGTTTTAAGGACGGCAATACTTCCGGTGATGATTATTCGTATGATGTAAATGGGAATATGATATCGGATAAAAATAAGGGGATTACAAATATTACTTACAATCATCTGAATCTTCCAAAAACGGTCAGTATCAATGCAAATGATTATATCACTTATGTATATGATGCAGCAGGAGTAAAGCAAGCAAAATATGTTATCAGAAATGGCGGCATTGGGCCGGGAAATATAACTGCTACCAAATATGCAGGAAATTACATCTATGAGAACAACGTTTTACAGTTTTTTAGCACCTCCGAGGGATATGTAAAGTATAACCAATCTTCACAAAAATTCGAGTATGTCTATCAGATGAAAGATCATTTAGGCAATGTACGACTATCATACACAGATACCGATGCATCGGGGGATATATCTCAAGACGAGATTATCCAAGAGAATCATTACATGCCATTTGGACTCAAAATGCGCGGATTTAATAATGTGGTAAATTCCAATGGAAATAGTGTTGCAGAAAAAAGAATGTTTGGAGGAAAAGAATACAATGAAGAACTGGGTTTAAACTGGTATGATATTACGGCTCGTAATTACGACCCTGCTTTGGGACGTTGGATGAATGTTGATCCTCAATCTGAAAAGTTTTATGATCAATCTCCGTTCAATTATGCATTGAATAATCCTGTATTTTTTATTGACCCCGACGGTGAAGCACCATTTTGGTTTGGTGATCCTGTCAAGAACCCAAAGATACGATCAACCAAAGGAAGTGGTAGAAAAGGCGGAATGTTTGGGATGACAAGAAAAAATATTAAAGGTCAAAAAAAATTCCATAATGGGGTAGATATTTTAGCTCCCGTAGGAACTCCAATACAGAGTATAAAAGGAGGTACGGTTTATAGTAAAGGAACTCATAAAAAACTAGGAAATTTTGTAATTATTAAAACCGTTCTTAATAATGGCTCAACATTGTTTACAGCATATGCTCATTTAGATAAACCAACATCATTAAAGTCAGGGGCTAAAGTTAAAGAAGGTTCTATAGTTGGAAAAGCTGGAAAAACAGGAAATGCTAAAGATGTATCTAAAAGTGAAGAGCATGTACATATCTATACAAAAGTAAGTACAAATGGAAAATATAAAACAGCAAAATTTGTTAATCCATTACAGTTTTTTAGCACTAAATTTGATAGTAATGGAAATCCAATTATCCCTAAACCGACACCTCTGCCAGAGATTAGCCCAGGGACAGTTCAACCTGTATCTCCAGGGAATCAACTTTGCGCAGGTTGTGAAAGAAAAAAGAGAGAGGAACAAATAAGGAGATACAATAATGACCCTGCGAGGTTATTTGATAATGATTACATAAGACCGAATAAAAATGAAAATTAA
- a CDS encoding tyrosine-type recombinase/integrase, which yields MITLHNYLENKYSKSTLKSNLYNIKKFTDYYGKRSEKANYSQVLEYIAYLRKNYELSPKTLRHRLYAVKIYFNYLLEIGKRKDHPCSELFLKDKIDRTIAVDNLYSPETLENFLESYQIKKKKHLLNRNKIIISLLIYQGLTVKEIAELQLQSINLNTCEIHIKSGYRQQKRTLPLQAKQVLLFFNYLEKGRKKLLKYNLKKEEQTFILGQYGNEINPHSISRIINQNRKESEKIKPIKIRQSVIANLLKKENDTRLVQVFSGHKRASTTIAYKQTELEQLQNAIENYHPIS from the coding sequence ATGATAACTCTTCATAATTATTTAGAAAATAAATACAGTAAAAGCACATTAAAAAGCAACTTATATAATATTAAAAAGTTTACAGATTATTATGGCAAACGTTCAGAGAAAGCCAATTACTCGCAGGTTTTAGAATACATTGCTTATTTACGAAAGAACTACGAATTAAGTCCGAAAACCTTACGACATCGATTGTATGCTGTAAAAATATACTTCAATTATTTACTGGAAATTGGTAAAAGAAAAGACCATCCTTGTAGTGAATTATTTTTAAAAGATAAGATTGATAGAACCATTGCAGTAGATAATTTATACAGTCCAGAAACCTTAGAAAATTTTTTAGAAAGCTATCAAATAAAGAAGAAAAAACATTTACTCAATAGAAATAAAATCATCATTAGTTTACTTATTTATCAAGGATTAACAGTTAAGGAAATAGCAGAATTACAACTACAATCCATTAATCTAAATACTTGCGAAATCCATATAAAAAGCGGTTACAGACAACAAAAAAGAACACTTCCATTACAAGCCAAACAAGTTTTATTATTTTTTAATTACTTAGAAAAAGGCAGAAAAAAATTATTGAAGTACAATCTAAAAAAAGAAGAACAAACTTTTATTTTAGGACAATATGGAAATGAAATAAATCCGCATAGTATCAGCAGAATTATCAACCAAAACCGGAAAGAAAGCGAAAAAATAAAACCAATTAAAATCCGGCAAAGTGTCATTGCTAATCTTCTAAAAAAGGAAAACGATACAAGATTGGTCCAGGTATTTAGCGGACACAAAAGAGCTTCAACAACAATCGCCTACAAACAAACAGAATTAGAACAATTACAAAATGCTATTGAAAATTATCATCCGATAAGTTAA
- a CDS encoding toprim domain-containing protein, with amino-acid sequence MKIKDIKSNLTLANILHYYGLKTDKNNRLNCPFHEDKTPSLQVYYKTQTAYCFSSNCKTHGKSIDVIDFVLHKENSTKAEAINKCKEILGYQEPNKKERYQKDLTREQFLSNMYQYFKNAVHNSKPAKAYLESRNLNFKKIEVGYNAGQFHHGKRKDETLINQCLDYGLLIDKNIVGRTGNKAYNVFGKWCICFALKNKDNEITSLYFRSTLDKKTAKHFYLKNRQGLYPNYPNPNTKKLILTESIIDASSLLQIKAITDTYSILACYGTNGLNDEILTAIKDLKQLEEIIFAFDNDSAGKEAISKYCKMLLEILPGIKLSVLEPINKDINETLQLHNDTIFIELLDKRVEYLSAEITEVSKSKTQTEPNNAVDFLSRKNLLKNLNIQIGKAGIVGEENSRLLLFMIIISYLNKSPLHALVQGSSGSGKTHLISRIADLMPQEDVLRFTRITESSLYNWGEFDLFQKIIIIEDLDGLKEDALYALREFISNQVLRSSVTIKDKKGNNKSSHKIVKGQFSSLSATTKGETYEDNMSRSFLIAVDESKTQTTKIINYQNQRNAGEIDPNETKRAVHFIQSLVRQLKVYEVINPYATQLHLPEKVHKIRRLNEMYQAVIKQVTFLNQHQRQLTKHNQLITEIEDIEQATEILFESIVLKVDELDGSLRQFFERLKKYVKNDNQDFILREVRQHLNSSKTQVFRYMQTLTELEYVKQIGGYSNKGITYKISYWDNYQKLRAEIKDYLMSQIETLKSSV; translated from the coding sequence ATGAAAATAAAGGATATCAAAAGCAATTTAACTTTAGCCAATATTCTACACTACTACGGCTTAAAAACAGACAAGAACAATCGTTTAAACTGCCCATTTCACGAGGATAAAACCCCAAGTTTACAAGTCTATTACAAAACCCAAACCGCATACTGTTTTAGTAGTAATTGTAAAACCCATGGTAAAAGTATAGATGTCATAGATTTTGTACTACACAAAGAGAATAGCACAAAAGCAGAAGCGATAAACAAATGCAAGGAAATATTAGGCTACCAAGAACCCAATAAAAAAGAACGTTACCAAAAAGACTTAACACGAGAACAATTTTTAAGTAATATGTACCAGTATTTTAAAAATGCAGTACACAACTCAAAACCTGCAAAAGCCTATTTAGAAAGCAGAAACCTTAACTTTAAAAAAATAGAAGTCGGTTATAATGCTGGACAGTTCCATCACGGAAAGCGCAAAGACGAAACCTTAATCAATCAGTGTTTAGACTATGGCTTACTAATCGATAAAAATATTGTCGGTAGAACTGGAAACAAAGCCTATAATGTTTTTGGAAAATGGTGCATCTGTTTTGCTTTAAAGAATAAGGATAATGAAATTACATCACTCTATTTTAGAAGTACATTAGATAAGAAAACAGCGAAACATTTTTACCTAAAAAATAGACAAGGTTTATATCCAAACTATCCCAATCCAAATACTAAAAAATTAATCTTAACCGAAAGTATAATCGATGCATCTTCTCTACTACAAATAAAAGCGATTACAGATACTTACAGCATTTTAGCGTGTTATGGAACTAATGGATTAAATGATGAAATCCTAACCGCAATAAAAGACTTAAAACAATTAGAAGAAATCATTTTTGCTTTTGATAATGACAGCGCAGGAAAAGAAGCGATAAGTAAATATTGTAAAATGTTGCTTGAGATATTACCAGGCATAAAACTAAGTGTTTTAGAGCCTATAAATAAAGACATTAACGAAACGCTACAACTGCATAACGATACTATTTTTATAGAATTATTAGACAAAAGAGTTGAATATTTAAGTGCTGAAATAACTGAAGTATCAAAAAGTAAAACACAAACAGAACCCAATAACGCAGTCGACTTTTTAAGTCGTAAAAACCTCTTAAAGAACCTAAATATCCAAATCGGAAAAGCAGGAATAGTAGGCGAAGAAAACAGCAGATTATTACTCTTTATGATAATTATAAGCTACTTAAATAAAAGTCCGTTACACGCATTAGTACAAGGTAGTTCTGGAAGTGGAAAGACACATTTAATAAGCAGAATAGCGGATTTAATGCCACAAGAAGATGTGCTACGATTTACAAGAATAACAGAAAGCAGTTTGTATAATTGGGGAGAATTTGACTTATTCCAAAAAATAATAATCATTGAAGATTTAGACGGATTAAAAGAAGATGCGTTGTATGCTTTACGAGAATTTATCAGTAATCAAGTTTTAAGAAGTTCAGTAACTATAAAAGATAAAAAAGGAAATAACAAATCCAGTCATAAAATAGTAAAAGGACAATTTTCATCATTATCAGCCACCACAAAAGGAGAAACTTACGAAGATAATATGAGTAGAAGTTTTTTAATTGCAGTAGATGAAAGCAAGACACAAACCACTAAAATCATCAACTACCAAAACCAAAGAAACGCAGGAGAAATAGACCCAAACGAAACTAAAAGAGCAGTTCATTTTATACAAAGTTTAGTAAGACAATTAAAGGTTTATGAAGTCATTAATCCGTATGCCACACAATTACACTTACCAGAGAAAGTACATAAAATAAGACGTTTAAATGAAATGTACCAAGCAGTTATAAAGCAAGTTACGTTTTTAAATCAGCATCAAAGACAGCTTACAAAACACAATCAGTTAATAACAGAAATTGAAGATATAGAACAAGCTACAGAAATACTTTTTGAAAGTATTGTTTTAAAGGTGGATGAACTTGATGGCAGTTTAAGACAGTTTTTTGAACGCTTAAAAAAGTATGTAAAGAATGATAATCAAGACTTTATTTTAAGAGAAGTAAGACAACATTTAAACAGTAGTAAAACCCAAGTCTTTAGATATATGCAAACGTTAACCGAGTTGGAATATGTAAAGCAAATTGGTGGTTACTCAAATAAAGGCATTACATATAAAATCTCTTATTGGGATAATTATCAGAAACTTAGAGCAGAAATTAAGGACTATTTAATGAGCCAAATAGAAACATTAAAGAGTAGCGTATGA
- a CDS encoding tyrosine-type recombinase/integrase translates to MGAPSKHKIHTETYQNYIINYKRHLDILGLNHLTTQTRYLYLKEFFSWLESNNIYKIEKVTTQDISSYHEYLKGKISQRTNLPIKQKSRYDHMRNLQQFLGHLLELNIIKSSPASHLKFTNPTEKIERFIFSQNQIKELYKVANKQETAVLHIGYGCGLRVQELSNLNKVDIRITERLIIVEKGKNSKRRLVPISKKVAEELDFFLSNENKSIEVFTNNKGFRMQEWTFNSLLKTLILKTEFGKNLTAEELKKIGIHNLRHSIATHLLENGMKLEQVQTFLGHSHIESTEIYTHISQKQINNLYDNSS, encoded by the coding sequence ATGGGAGCACCAAGCAAACATAAAATCCACACAGAAACGTATCAAAATTATATTATAAATTACAAAAGGCATTTAGATATTTTAGGCTTAAATCATCTAACTACACAGACCAGATATTTATATTTAAAAGAGTTTTTTAGTTGGTTAGAAAGTAATAATATTTATAAAATAGAGAAAGTTACCACACAAGATATATCAAGCTATCACGAGTATTTAAAAGGGAAGATAAGTCAAAGAACAAACCTACCAATCAAGCAAAAAAGTAGATACGACCATATGCGCAATCTACAACAGTTTTTAGGTCATTTATTAGAATTGAATATTATAAAAAGTAGTCCAGCTTCTCATTTAAAATTTACTAATCCAACTGAAAAAATAGAACGTTTTATCTTCTCTCAAAATCAAATAAAAGAACTCTATAAAGTAGCAAATAAACAAGAAACAGCAGTATTACATATTGGTTATGGTTGTGGATTAAGAGTGCAAGAATTAAGCAATTTAAACAAAGTAGATATTAGAATTACAGAACGTTTAATTATTGTAGAAAAAGGTAAAAACAGTAAAAGAAGATTAGTGCCAATTAGTAAAAAAGTAGCTGAAGAATTAGATTTTTTTCTTTCAAATGAAAATAAAAGTATTGAAGTATTTACAAATAATAAAGGTTTTAGAATGCAAGAATGGACATTTAACAGCTTACTAAAAACACTCATTTTAAAAACTGAATTTGGTAAAAATCTAACAGCTGAAGAACTGAAGAAAATCGGTATCCATAATTTACGTCATTCTATTGCAACACATCTTTTAGAAAACGGAATGAAGCTGGAGCAAGTACAAACATTTTTAGGACATAGCCATATTGAAAGTACAGAAATTTATACTCACATATCACAAAAACAAATCAATAATTTATATGATAACTCTTCATAA
- a CDS encoding tyrosine-type recombinase/integrase — MNTLDHYREYLKQENYAKSSVKSYLFLADKFIAWLTIENIKGIALDYKTALKYVAYLQKFYNKPATVNHILNSTNCYCNYLVHMASLERNPFTGLRIQGEKRKTVLHDLLSLDELEDIYYSYDTEQDKHPVRILANKRNKVIIGLLVYQGLTTSDLKRLELEHLELSQGKIHIPGGNIGNHRTLELKPWQVIGFLEYVTQVRPELLPKDHPENPYVFIASGGRITDTVAHIIKKLKKINHKVTNIHQIRSSVIVHWLEKYNLRKVQILAGHKRISTTERYQQEDLNQLQEIINTYHPLS, encoded by the coding sequence ATGAATACATTGGACCATTACAGAGAATACCTGAAACAAGAAAACTATGCCAAATCCTCTGTCAAATCGTATCTGTTTTTAGCTGATAAATTTATAGCATGGCTTACCATAGAAAATATAAAAGGTATAGCATTAGATTATAAAACAGCATTAAAATACGTAGCATACTTACAGAAGTTCTATAATAAACCCGCAACAGTTAATCATATACTAAATTCAACAAACTGTTATTGTAATTATCTTGTGCATATGGCAAGTTTGGAGAGGAACCCATTTACAGGGCTTAGAATACAAGGAGAGAAGAGAAAAACAGTATTACACGATTTACTTTCCTTAGATGAATTAGAAGATATCTATTATTCTTATGACACAGAACAAGACAAGCACCCGGTAAGAATACTGGCAAATAAAAGAAATAAAGTAATTATAGGTTTATTGGTCTATCAGGGGCTTACTACTTCGGATTTAAAACGCTTGGAATTAGAACATTTAGAGCTTTCTCAGGGAAAGATTCATATACCCGGAGGAAATATAGGCAATCATAGAACATTAGAACTAAAACCCTGGCAAGTGATAGGGTTTTTAGAATATGTAACGCAAGTACGGCCTGAATTACTACCTAAAGATCACCCGGAGAACCCTTACGTTTTTATAGCTTCCGGAGGCAGAATAACAGATACGGTAGCCCATATTATAAAGAAACTAAAAAAGATAAATCATAAAGTTACCAACATACATCAAATACGTTCAAGTGTTATTGTGCATTGGTTAGAGAAATACAATTTAAGGAAAGTACAAATATTAGCAGGACATAAAAGGATTAGCACTACAGAAAGATATCAGCAAGAAGATTTAAATCAATTGCAGGAAATTATTAATACATACCATCCATTAAGTTAA
- a CDS encoding tyrosine-type recombinase/integrase: protein MQKLKLHNQSYKTLVKSYKEWLDILSFSSSMCENYTRYLQEFLHYLETKGIKKIHHNSVETVKDYYRYLQQRPNQVRQGALMKATLNQHQQALRKFNEYLKKHHTSPIPIHLKAETTKDDRAIQILTKQQIKTLFKATDHSSEMVRIRLRDKAMLVCLYSLGLRANEASQLDRKDILFDKQLAYVRKGKNYKERFVPLNTYNLNILEEYLYDGRLAFYKANQTEAFFIGSQGKRLGVQSLRARIRVLVALTNDEGLNHKKITPHTLRHSIATHLLKQGAPMESIQQFLGHASLETTQLYTHLAKQEQ from the coding sequence ATGCAGAAATTAAAATTACACAATCAGAGTTATAAAACCTTGGTAAAATCATATAAAGAGTGGCTGGATATTTTAAGTTTTAGCAGCAGTATGTGTGAGAACTACACCAGGTATCTGCAAGAATTTTTACATTATTTAGAGACTAAGGGCATAAAAAAAATACATCACAATAGTGTAGAGACCGTAAAAGATTACTACAGGTATTTACAACAAAGGCCAAACCAGGTTAGACAAGGCGCATTAATGAAAGCCACTTTAAACCAACATCAACAAGCACTTAGAAAGTTCAATGAATATCTGAAAAAACACCATACAAGCCCTATTCCAATTCATTTAAAAGCAGAAACCACAAAAGACGACAGAGCTATCCAAATTCTTACAAAACAGCAAATAAAGACTTTATTCAAGGCAACTGATCATAGCAGTGAAATGGTAAGAATCCGCCTAAGAGATAAAGCCATGTTAGTGTGTTTGTATAGTTTAGGCCTTAGAGCCAATGAAGCCTCACAGCTCGATAGAAAAGATATTTTATTTGATAAGCAATTAGCCTATGTAAGAAAAGGGAAGAATTATAAAGAGCGTTTTGTACCTCTCAACACTTATAACTTAAACATCTTAGAGGAATATTTATATGATGGGCGCTTAGCGTTTTACAAAGCAAATCAAACAGAAGCTTTTTTTATTGGCTCCCAAGGTAAAAGACTGGGAGTACAAAGCCTTAGAGCAAGAATACGGGTACTGGTAGCACTGACAAATGATGAAGGATTAAACCATAAGAAAATTACCCCGCATACCCTTAGACATTCTATTGCCACACATCTTTTGAAACAAGGCGCACCTATGGAAAGTATACAGCAGTTTTTAGGACACGCTTCATTGGAAACCACACAACTCTATACACACCTTGCAAAGCAAGAACAATAA
- a CDS encoding helix-turn-helix domain-containing protein encodes MHLMSLGRRLKEERIKKGVSQQKLAEITDTHYSNIGRYERAGAKPSAEVLNRIAQALEVSPDYLINGTLEDKANVNITDEKLLSQFKKIEKMPEDKKQLLVEFLDGFIFKTTVQKLAQ; translated from the coding sequence ATGCATTTAATGAGTCTTGGAAGAAGATTGAAAGAAGAAAGGATCAAAAAAGGGGTATCACAACAAAAATTAGCAGAGATAACGGATACTCATTATAGCAATATTGGCCGTTATGAAAGAGCAGGTGCCAAACCTTCGGCAGAAGTATTAAACCGTATTGCACAGGCTTTGGAGGTTTCCCCGGATTATCTAATCAATGGAACTTTAGAAGATAAAGCCAACGTAAATATCACTGATGAAAAATTGTTATCTCAATTTAAGAAGATAGAGAAAATGCCGGAAGATAAAAAGCAACTTCTGGTTGAGTTCCTAGACGGTTTTATTTTTAAGACTACCGTACAAAAACTTGCACAATAA
- a CDS encoding helix-turn-helix domain-containing protein, whose amino-acid sequence MKFNEKIKTLRKASNMSQKDLAEKIHIHVTHLSKMENGHLLPSIDIVQRLMKVFAVSADNLLNDNENSVVELENHELNEQLMLINQLDEDEKNALIKIINSMLTKKRMKDLLDGKAKF is encoded by the coding sequence ATGAAGTTTAACGAGAAAATTAAAACATTACGCAAGGCTTCTAATATGAGTCAAAAGGATTTGGCTGAGAAAATACATATTCATGTTACCCATTTATCTAAAATGGAAAATGGTCATTTATTACCTTCTATTGATATTGTACAGCGTTTAATGAAAGTGTTTGCTGTTAGTGCAGACAACCTCTTAAATGATAATGAAAATAGTGTAGTAGAATTAGAAAACCACGAACTTAATGAGCAATTAATGCTTATTAACCAATTGGATGAAGATGAGAAAAATGCACTTATTAAAATTATAAACTCAATGCTTACCAAAAAAAGAATGAAAGATTTATTGGATGGAAAAGCGAAGTTTTAA